A stretch of Brassica napus cultivar Da-Ae chromosome C6, Da-Ae, whole genome shotgun sequence DNA encodes these proteins:
- the LOC125588324 gene encoding uncharacterized protein LOC125588324 — protein sequence MSTTLSNLHGNLTQEQEEEEDDLVILPNVDNSELIAQFKLSLVGRIFNTERRNVEALISLLPRPNIWDVEGRVRGLDLGNHRFQFDFESEADLVKVLNKRPCHFNKWAFALERWIPHVGDTFPNTMTFWISVSGIPTHFWMDPIFDSLGGRLGNVGLIDARAAKVQVEINMDRPLRFALRAQLPTGEIVPVKLVYSNLDRYCRHCRHVSHEVESCPQLSEAERTEKSSRLEEDRDLPNFNRIDAQRKGETSKRPLPQQFKDRRSGEDTHRDTRDSVWKRIDSRYDPRVDPRPSSKYDHRHDSKHVDRQRDPPIRDSYNKRRYDESFLSSKQREASRRERDKGKDREISPSKIDTRDLAKEFTREPLAVAAPPPAISASAHSHDEDEVSDEGSSARKSLNFEAPSDPPSVNLPITLAQETSIKETPKSWYELTLEEEGSMTEEAMNSKAPPLISNNSTLPLTERILEEEDWLDDGNDFGDVDGNEFEEEDIDLMEEDDLLGEELWIENEKHLQIDDSGIVRAEGGTNLDITDGSGSGSGKVVDSTVDSEEKTPTKGASFSSDHVSGSSASVKKKRGSRSPSTFGVSLRQRNLKAGLGSPKFLSAGSGPNGSKAKQSGPSPSTNQRKAREAASLKNTNSKVASGRPPKVP from the exons ATGTCTACAACGCTCTCAAATCTTCATGGTAACTTAACACAAgaacaggaagaagaagaggatgacCTTGTCATCTTACCAAACGTCGATAACTCCGAGCTGATTGCTCAATTCAAACTCAGTCTGGTAGGAAGAATCTTCAACACTGAACGGCGCAACGTCGAGGCTCTCATCTCTCTACTCCCTCGACCTAACATTTGGGATGTGGAGGGAAGGGTTAGAGGACTGGATCTAGGAAACCACAGatttcagtttgattttgaatCAGAGGCTGACCTCGTTAAAGTCTTAAACAAGAGGCCATGCCATTTCAACAAATGGGCCTTTGCTTTGGAACGGTGGATTCCTCATGTCGGTGACACCTTTCCTAATACCATGACTTTCTGGATCAGTGTCAGCGGCATCCCAACACACTTCTGGATGGATCCTATTTTCGATTCCCTGGGCGGAAGGCTTGGCAATGTGGGGCTTATTGATGCTAGAGCCGCTAAAGTTCAAGTTGAAATAAACATGGATCGTCCTCTAAGATTTGCTCTCCGAGCCCAGCTGCCCACGGGTGAGATCGTCCCGGTAAAGCTTGTTTACTCTAACCTCGATCGCTACTGTAGGCACTGTCGCCATGTTTCTCATGAGGTGGAGTCTTGCCCACAACTCtctgaagctgaaagaacagaGAAAAGCTCAAGATTGGAGGAAGATAGGGACCTTCCAAATTTTAACAGAATTGATGCTCAAAGAAAGGGAGAGACCTCGAAGCGACCCTTACCTCAACAGTTCAAAGACAGACGCAGTGGGGAGGACACTCACAGGGACACCCGAGATAGCGTTTGGAAACGCATTGACTCTCGGTATGATCCACGAGTTGACCCTCGCCCATCCTCCAAATATGATCACCGACATGATAGCAAACATGTTGATCGTCAAAGGGATCCTCCTATCCGTGACTCCTATAATAAACGAAGATATGATGAGTCTTTTCTCTCAAGTAAACAAAGAGAGGCATCACGCAGGGAGAGAGACAAAGGAAAGGACAGAGAAATCTCACCTAGCAAGATCGACACTCGGGATTTGGCAAAGGAATTTACTCGTGAACCCCTTGCTGTTGCAGCTCCCCCCCCAGCGATCAGTGCCAGTGCCCATTCCCACG atgaaGATGAGGTTTCAGATGAGGGAAGCTCTGCTAGGAAAAGCTTAAACTTTGAAGCTCCTTCAGACCCACCTTCTGTCAATCTACCTATCACACTGGCCCAAGAGACATCAATCAAGGAAACTCCTAAAAGCTGGTATGAATTGACACTAGAAGAGGAGGGTTCTATGACTGAAGAAGCGATGAACTCAAAAGCCCCCCCACTGATTTCAAACAATAGTACATTACCACTAACTGAGAGAATCCTGGAAGAAGAAGACTGGTTGGATGATGGGAATGACTTTGGGGATGTAGATGGCAAcgaatttgaagaagaagatattgatTTGATGGAGGAGGATGACCTACTTGGTGAGGAGCTATGGATTGAGAACGAGAAGCATCTCCAAATTGATGATTCTGGAATCGTAAGGGCTGAAGGAGGAACAAATCTAGATATCACAGACGGCTCTGGCTCTGGATCGGGCAAGGTGGTTGATTCCACTGTCGACTCTGAGGAAAAAACACCTACGAAAGGGGCCAGTTTTTCATCAGATCATGTCTCAGGTTCATCGGCGTCTGTGAAGAAAAAGAGAGGGTCGCGTAGTCCGTCGACCTTTGGAGTTTCGCTAAGACAGCGCAATCTCAAAGCTGGGCTTGGATCTCCAAAGTTCCTCTCAGCAGGCTCTGGGCCAAATGGATCAAAAGCAAAACAATCAGGCCCATCTCCCTCAACTAATCAAAGAAAAGCCCGAGAGGCAGCATCGCTCAAGAACACTAACTCTAAAGTGGCAAGTGGAAGGCCACCGAAAGTCCCGTGA